The segment GCGCTATCTCAATTTTCTAACCATCAAGGCATTGGAGATAAAGACTGTAAGGCATTGGTTGAAGTCATGGGCATTGTAGAAAAAGCTTTGATTTTGAAACTTCAAGATGACGTGCCAAATATTACAAAGATTCTAGCAGTTCTTACAGACTTTGGAGCTTCAGAGTTTCCTACGGCTATAGATCCTTTTTTAAAAGCTTATGCTCCAAATTTAGAAAATCCTATTGTGAAAGCCGCTTAAACAAAAACATATCCCTTCCCACTTCCAAAAATGGGGAGGGAATAAAGCTTTTAGTTTTTCGAAAACCACTGTTTTAAGTGTGCAAAAACATTGTCTATTGCATCCATAATCCGAGCAAAGTCAAGGATGAGTAAAAAGAGAAAGAAGGCTATCCACTTCATAAAACGAGACATCATTTTTACATTTTGATAGGTGATGATCATTTCTTGAAGCATTTCTTTTTCTGCTTCTGTAAGCGCGGCAGTTTTTTTAGTGTTTTTTCTAGCCATGTTTCCACCCACACAAATATTCACCTTGCTTGTTATGCTTTAAGATCTCTCTTGCTAAGTTTGAACTGATGGCGTTTAAATCTTGGCGCTGCAAATATATCGGCAACCAACCCACACAAGAAGAAGCAACTTTATTTGTCGCGCAACCAGTGAGAGAGATCAGTACGCACATCAGCATCACTTTTTTGATTAATTTCATTTTCCACCTCAAGCCGTGTTGTTGCAGTCTTTAAAGCCTTCTCTGTTTGCTTTTGCTGTTCAGTTTTTTTGCCAAGAACAAAAGCTTTTGCTACAATCATAAAAAAAGCGGCTAAAGCCGCACCTGTTAGCATCAGATTTTTTTTCATCCATAAGATCATAATTTGTGCTCCTGAAAGCGTTTGGCGACACAGAAAAGACCGGCACAGGCGGCTAAGACCATAATGGTTGCTAATGCCCATTGGATAGGACCATTGCCCGCTAACAAGCCTCCAAGTCCTGAGAAAGAACCAATGATTGGGGCAAGGGCTTCTGCTTTGAAAATCCCCATTGGCTGTTTGGTTTCTACTGGTTGATAATTGGAGGAAACATAAGCGCCTTTTGCCCATAAGCCTGCTTCTGCTGTACGTCGGTGTACGAGACCTTGAAGGCGCTTTCCACCCGCTTTGGTCCATTTTTGTAATTCAAAGGGCACTGCTTCATATTCACCTTGATTGAGTTTTTTTAACAGTGTCGAATTGCAAAAGGCTGCTGTTCCTACATTATAACAAAAGGACACGAGTGCCGCGAATTGTTCGTCTGTTAAGGAAACTTGAACGACTCGTTCAACAGTATTCTCAAATTGTTGCAAATCATGGCAAAGAAACTCTTCTGCTTGCTCTTCAGTGATTGTCATGCCCTTATGAACAAAGGGTTTTCCAGCAGAATTTGTATGTCCATAACCAATGGTCCATATACCAATGGCATCTTTATAGGCGTTTAGACGCAAGCCTTCCCATTGTTTAATCAGTGCTAATCCTTCTGATGATATTTTTCTCATAGGTTTCTCCATAAAAAAAGCTCCGCACAAGGCAGAGCTGGATTAAAAAGTGAATCTTTTTCCTCTTCGAAAAGACGGCTTATTAAAACTTATGTAGCTTTTTCACTGGAACATAAGAATATATTTGACATTGTCTGTTATGTATCTTATAAGTTACAAATGTTTACAGTGCATAAAACAAAATACTTTATGAAATGGCTAGATTCTTTAAAAGACAAGATTGCGCAGGCACATGTTGTTACACGGATTGCAAGAATAGAAACAGGGTTTCTTGGTAATGCAAAATTTTTCCGTGGGATTGGAGAATTAAAAATAAATCACGGACCAGGCTATCGTGTTTATTTTTTCAAACAAGGAAAAGAGATCATTTTATTACTTAATGGTGGCGATAAATCTACTCAGCA is part of the Bartonella machadoae genome and harbors:
- a CDS encoding type II toxin-antitoxin system RelE/ParE family toxin, encoding MFTVHKTKYFMKWLDSLKDKIAQAHVVTRIARIETGFLGNAKFFRGIGELKINHGPGYRVYFFKQGKEIILLLNGGDKSTQQKDIEKALQLVKEIKNGNHQI
- a CDS encoding lysozyme, whose amino-acid sequence is MRKISSEGLALIKQWEGLRLNAYKDAIGIWTIGYGHTNSAGKPFVHKGMTITEEQAEEFLCHDLQQFENTVERVVQVSLTDEQFAALVSFCYNVGTAAFCNSTLLKKLNQGEYEAVPFELQKWTKAGGKRLQGLVHRRTAEAGLWAKGAYVSSNYQPVETKQPMGIFKAEALAPIIGSFSGLGGLLAGNGPIQWALATIMVLAACAGLFCVAKRFQEHKL